A part of Geoanaerobacter pelophilus genomic DNA contains:
- a CDS encoding substrate-binding domain-containing protein, whose protein sequence is MNQWQRLVFSLLTVVALFVTGICGSAAAASKTLILATTTSTQDSGLLDILIPAFEKESGYFVKTIAVGSGQAMAMGEKGEADVLLVHSPDAEKKFMDKGAGVNRRLVMHNDFVIVGPAIDPAKIRGTKSSAEAFKKIATSGSLFLSRGDNSGTHAKEKGLWKGAGITADGQKWYQQTGLGMGQTLNVAAEKKGYTLTDRATYLALKKSLGLEILVEGDAKLLNIYHVIGVNQAKWPKVNAAGAKAFGDFMVGKKVQDVIGRFGVDKFGAPLFFPDAGKKPESLGL, encoded by the coding sequence ATGAATCAATGGCAACGGCTGGTTTTCTCTCTCTTAACCGTGGTGGCGCTATTTGTCACCGGTATCTGCGGATCCGCAGCAGCGGCTTCTAAGACCCTGATTCTCGCCACCACCACCAGCACCCAGGATTCCGGTCTGCTGGATATCCTGATCCCGGCATTCGAGAAGGAGAGCGGCTACTTCGTCAAGACCATTGCGGTCGGCTCGGGCCAGGCAATGGCCATGGGGGAGAAGGGTGAGGCCGATGTGCTGCTGGTCCATTCTCCTGACGCAGAGAAAAAATTCATGGACAAGGGGGCCGGGGTCAACCGGCGGCTGGTGATGCACAACGACTTTGTTATTGTCGGTCCGGCTATTGATCCTGCCAAGATCCGCGGCACCAAATCCTCGGCCGAGGCGTTCAAAAAGATCGCCACATCCGGTTCTCTGTTCCTGTCACGTGGCGACAACTCCGGTACCCACGCCAAGGAGAAGGGGCTGTGGAAAGGGGCCGGGATTACTGCAGACGGCCAGAAATGGTATCAGCAGACCGGTCTCGGCATGGGCCAGACCTTGAACGTGGCTGCCGAGAAAAAAGGGTACACCCTGACCGATCGCGCCACCTATCTGGCCTTGAAAAAATCGCTCGGTCTGGAGATCCTGGTCGAGGGGGATGCCAAGCTTCTCAATATCTATCACGTTATCGGGGTGAACCAGGCCAAGTGGCCTAAAGTGAACGCTGCTGGCGCTAAGGCGTTCGGTGATTTCATGGTAGGGAAAAAGGTCCAGGATGTCATAGGCCGGTTCGGTGTGGACAAGTTCGGTGCTCCGCTATTTTTCCCAGATGCCGGCAAGAAACCCGAGTCTTTGGGGCTCTGA
- a CDS encoding ABC transporter permease, which translates to MELILEGIAKAVALLTSLDREVMAITWLSLKVSGSATLISLLLGISGGTALALSDFRGKRLLVSLVNTGMALPPVVVGLFVSIFFWRNGPLGFAEILYTPVAMIIAQAIIATPIVMGITVASIQNLPPNLRLQILALGATRGQMVWLLVREARLPLLAGVMAGFGGVISEVGASIMVGGNIKGYTRVLTTATVMETGRGNFDVAIALSLILLLLCFAINYLLTRIQQRERPR; encoded by the coding sequence ATGGAACTGATCCTTGAAGGCATTGCTAAAGCGGTCGCCCTGCTGACTTCCCTCGACCGGGAGGTCATGGCGATTACTTGGCTGTCGCTCAAGGTTTCGGGGAGTGCCACCCTGATCAGCTTGCTGTTGGGGATCTCCGGTGGCACTGCCCTGGCGTTGAGCGATTTCCGAGGCAAACGGCTCCTGGTCAGCCTGGTCAATACCGGCATGGCTCTGCCACCAGTAGTGGTCGGTCTTTTCGTCAGTATCTTCTTCTGGCGCAACGGCCCACTGGGGTTTGCGGAGATTCTCTACACCCCGGTTGCCATGATCATTGCCCAGGCAATCATTGCCACACCGATCGTCATGGGGATCACGGTTGCCTCAATTCAGAACCTTCCCCCCAACCTGCGGCTACAAATTCTTGCTCTGGGAGCGACCCGCGGCCAAATGGTCTGGTTACTGGTCAGGGAGGCTCGCTTGCCGCTTTTGGCTGGGGTGATGGCCGGCTTCGGCGGGGTGATTTCCGAGGTTGGAGCCTCGATCATGGTGGGTGGCAACATCAAGGGGTACACCCGGGTATTGACCACCGCCACGGTAATGGAAACCGGGCGGGGCAACTTTGATGTGGCCATTGCCTTGAGCCTGATCCTGTTGCTGCTCTGTTTTGCAATCAACTATCTGCTGACCCGGATTCAGCAGCGGGAGCGGCCGCGATGA
- the moaC gene encoding cyclic pyranopterin monophosphate synthase MoaC — translation MSFNHFDEQGQAIMVDVSAKVPTLRTATARAVVRLRPETLQAVLAGRSSKGDVLGVARLAGIAAAKKTPDLIPLSHPLAIHHAAVDFMPEPETGEVVVTATVRAFERTGVEMEAMVAASVSALTIYDMCKGSDKGITIGEVALLYKEGGKSGIYRREGEQ, via the coding sequence ATGTCTTTCAATCATTTCGACGAACAGGGGCAGGCGATCATGGTCGATGTCAGTGCCAAGGTGCCGACTCTGCGCACTGCCACAGCCAGGGCCGTGGTCAGACTGCGGCCGGAAACCCTGCAGGCAGTGCTGGCCGGTCGTAGTTCCAAAGGTGATGTCCTTGGCGTGGCTCGCCTGGCCGGGATCGCAGCAGCCAAGAAGACCCCGGACCTGATTCCGCTCTCCCATCCGTTGGCGATCCACCATGCAGCGGTTGACTTCATGCCTGAACCGGAGACCGGCGAGGTGGTCGTAACCGCCACTGTCCGGGCCTTTGAGCGGACCGGGGTGGAGATGGAGGCGATGGTGGCCGCTTCAGTATCGGCCCTTACCATCTACGATATGTGCAAGGGGAGCGACAAAGGAATAACCATCGGTGAGGTGGCGCTGCTCTACAAAGAGGGTGGCAAGAGCGGCATTTACCGCCGGGAGGGGGAACAATGA
- a CDS encoding ABC transporter ATP-binding protein, producing the protein MNEVGVFLEVNDLELHRGGARVLSIPSFSLQEREVLSLIGPNGAGKSTLLLTLARLLPATSGSFRCRGEEIVSNSAIFAYRRRLGMVFQEPLLFDGTVFSNVASGLKIRGMAEKEIRERVMATLELFGMTQLAERSARKLSGGEAQRTSLARAFAIRPEVIFLDEPFIALDPPTRQTLMDDLERILRETGTAAVLATHDQLEALRLSSRMVVMNCGEMVQSGSPEEVISRPGNEFVASFVGMENVLTGTVIDSRDGLVRLAVGGRQIEIAGSAEPGDSAVFCIRPEHVTIDTLDPSGDTSARNVFPASISRVIPNGIFHKIHLDCGFRLVAYLTGQSIANLNLAEGKKVFASFKATAVHLIRTRQLDEAAG; encoded by the coding sequence ATGAACGAGGTTGGAGTTTTCCTGGAAGTCAACGATCTGGAGTTGCATCGCGGTGGGGCAAGAGTGCTCTCTATTCCCTCTTTCTCCCTCCAGGAAAGGGAGGTTCTCTCCCTGATCGGACCCAACGGCGCCGGTAAATCCACGCTGCTGTTGACCCTTGCTCGGCTGCTCCCTGCGACCAGCGGGAGCTTCCGGTGTCGCGGAGAAGAGATCGTCAGTAACAGCGCGATCTTTGCCTATCGCCGGCGGTTGGGGATGGTCTTTCAGGAGCCGCTCCTGTTTGACGGGACAGTGTTCAGCAATGTGGCCAGCGGCCTGAAAATCCGTGGCATGGCGGAGAAAGAGATCCGGGAGCGGGTGATGGCAACTCTGGAGCTGTTCGGCATGACACAGCTGGCCGAGCGCTCGGCGCGCAAGCTTTCCGGTGGAGAGGCGCAGCGGACCAGCCTGGCACGGGCCTTTGCCATCCGGCCGGAGGTGATCTTTCTCGATGAGCCGTTCATCGCGCTCGATCCTCCTACCCGCCAGACCCTGATGGACGATCTGGAGCGGATTCTGCGGGAAACCGGCACAGCTGCGGTGTTGGCGACCCACGACCAGTTGGAGGCGCTCCGCCTGTCGAGCCGGATGGTGGTAATGAACTGCGGGGAGATGGTGCAAAGCGGTTCGCCGGAAGAGGTGATCAGCCGCCCGGGCAATGAATTTGTTGCCTCCTTTGTCGGCATGGAAAATGTACTTACCGGTACGGTCATCGACTCAAGGGACGGGCTGGTTCGGTTGGCGGTGGGGGGGCGGCAGATAGAGATCGCCGGCAGCGCTGAACCGGGGGATTCGGCGGTGTTCTGCATCCGACCCGAACATGTTACCATTGATACCCTTGATCCGTCCGGCGATACCAGCGCCCGTAACGTCTTTCCGGCCAGCATCAGTAGAGTTATCCCGAACGGCATATTTCACAAGATTCACCTTGATTGCGGTTTCCGACTGGTGGCATATTTGACCGGCCAGTCGATCGCCAACCTGAATCTTGCCGAGGGGAAAAAGGTGTTTGCCTCCTTCAAGGCCACTGCGGTTCATCTGATTCGAACTCGCCAGTTGGATGAGGCAGCGGGTTAA
- a CDS encoding DVU_1551 family NTP transferase, with translation MADKVAAIILAAGLSSRMKEFKPLLPLGRFTALERVILTMREAGVDDIRVVTGHRSPELEPVVAQLGAQIVFNRQYSRGMFSSVRAGVRSLGSDTDAFFALPVDLALVRPATVRRLLEVFRLGGADVIYPCFMGKRGHPPLIAGRHSRTISSWRGREGLRGVLAMLQTGALTVEVADELILRDMDTPDDYRSMAAMATRLDIPTTMECRALLGQVLGVDQRIIRHGQQVARLATELAAALNRVGCSLDLDLLSAAGLLHDLARHEKDHAMAGARILRELGFASTARLVASHMDLIVNESRPLTEAELLYLADKMVLGERQVSLVERFQCARSRHNHDPEALRRIDLRLETARIIQRRCEAQLGSALRDLLPGGEQIPVQHAG, from the coding sequence ATGGCCGATAAGGTTGCCGCTATCATCCTGGCTGCCGGGCTCTCCTCGCGGATGAAGGAGTTCAAGCCATTACTCCCGTTGGGGCGATTCACGGCCCTGGAGCGGGTGATCCTTACCATGCGGGAGGCCGGGGTCGATGATATCCGGGTGGTGACCGGGCATCGCAGCCCGGAACTGGAGCCGGTTGTGGCACAGCTCGGGGCACAGATCGTGTTCAACCGGCAATACAGCCGGGGGATGTTTTCCTCGGTGCGAGCCGGAGTCCGGAGCCTCGGCTCGGACACGGACGCCTTCTTTGCCCTTCCCGTGGATCTAGCTCTGGTAAGACCCGCCACCGTTAGGCGCCTGCTGGAGGTTTTCCGGCTGGGCGGAGCAGATGTCATATATCCCTGTTTCATGGGAAAGCGGGGCCATCCGCCGTTGATTGCCGGCCGCCATAGCCGGACGATTTCCTCCTGGCGGGGGAGGGAAGGGTTGCGCGGTGTGCTGGCAATGTTACAGACCGGCGCCCTGACCGTCGAGGTGGCAGACGAGTTGATCCTGCGGGACATGGATACCCCGGATGATTACCGGAGCATGGCCGCAATGGCAACGCGCCTCGATATTCCGACAACGATGGAATGCCGGGCCTTGCTTGGTCAGGTGCTTGGCGTTGACCAGCGGATCATCCGTCACGGCCAGCAGGTGGCGCGTCTTGCCACCGAATTGGCTGCCGCATTGAACCGGGTCGGCTGCTCGCTCGATCTGGATCTGTTGTCTGCTGCCGGTCTGTTGCACGATCTGGCGAGGCATGAGAAGGATCATGCCATGGCCGGGGCTCGCATTCTGCGCGAGCTTGGATTTGCTTCGACAGCGCGGCTGGTCGCCAGTCACATGGATCTGATCGTCAATGAAAGCCGCCCCCTCACCGAGGCGGAACTGCTCTACCTGGCGGACAAGATGGTTTTGGGCGAGCGCCAGGTTTCCCTGGTCGAACGTTTTCAATGCGCCCGGTCGCGGCATAACCATGATCCCGAAGCGTTGCGGCGTATCGACCTCCGCCTGGAAACGGCCCGGATAATCCAGCGGCGTTGCGAAGCGCAGCTGGGATCGGCGTTGCGCGACCTGCTGCCGGGCGGCGAGCAGATACCGGTGCAGCATGCCGGTTAG
- the cobC gene encoding alpha-ribazole phosphatase has product MPVSTIYLLRHGDSRRDGVKRFMGRTDLPLSAAGEAQAKEWQRQLAHLTFSRVICSDLNRSRETAKLVALGHGVALQEISSLREIDMGEWDGRSFAEIRQQFPDAFSRRGEEIATFRPPGGESFSDLEQRVLPAFSRLVQGATGNLLVVGHAGVNRVLICHLLGMPLVNLFRIGQGYGCLNLIEASADGFRVQGVNLPRL; this is encoded by the coding sequence ATGCCGGTTAGCACGATCTATCTGCTCCGTCACGGCGATTCCCGCCGGGACGGGGTCAAGCGGTTCATGGGCCGCACCGACCTGCCGCTCTCTGCCGCCGGGGAGGCCCAGGCAAAGGAGTGGCAACGGCAACTGGCGCACCTGACCTTCAGCCGGGTCATCTGCAGCGACCTCAACCGCTCGCGGGAGACGGCCAAGCTGGTTGCCTTAGGCCATGGTGTTGCGCTGCAGGAGATCTCTTCCTTAAGGGAGATCGACATGGGGGAGTGGGACGGTCGCTCGTTTGCCGAGATCCGGCAACAGTTCCCCGACGCCTTTAGCCGCCGGGGCGAGGAGATTGCGACATTCCGGCCACCGGGCGGCGAGAGCTTCAGCGATCTGGAGCAGCGGGTGCTGCCGGCGTTTTCCCGCCTTGTCCAGGGCGCAACCGGCAACCTGCTCGTGGTCGGCCATGCCGGGGTGAATCGGGTCCTTATCTGTCACCTGCTCGGGATGCCACTGGTCAACCTGTTCCGGATCGGCCAGGGATACGGTTGTCTGAATCTGATCGAAGCCAGTGCCGACGGTTTCAGGGTGCAGGGGGTCAATCTGCCGCGCCTCTGA
- a CDS encoding uridylate kinase, producing MPRHEINSTLKGETLVRKGLMHRMGEHATLRLVPELNVVKIGGHGIIDYGSEVVLPLMDEIGELSREHKMLVVTGGGVRVRHILDIGIDLGMPTGVLAELAGKISEQNAVITTLLLSKWGGSRVKTSDLLELPTLLHLGLLPVIHGTPPYGLYEHPPGTGLIPPHRTDTGALLMAEVLGARSCILVKNVDGLYTEDPRVNPKAELIADITVEELIKLDMEDMVLERKMLYLLRDTVNVKEIRIVNGHQRGNIVKALNGEKVGTIIRA from the coding sequence ATGCCACGACACGAAATCAACTCGACCCTTAAAGGGGAAACGCTTGTTCGCAAGGGCTTGATGCACCGCATGGGGGAACATGCCACCTTGCGGCTGGTGCCAGAGCTCAACGTGGTCAAGATCGGCGGCCACGGCATTATCGATTATGGCAGCGAGGTAGTACTGCCGCTGATGGATGAGATCGGCGAACTGTCGCGGGAGCACAAGATGCTCGTCGTCACCGGTGGTGGCGTTCGGGTCCGTCATATCCTTGATATCGGCATAGATTTGGGGATGCCAACTGGAGTCCTGGCCGAACTGGCCGGCAAGATCAGTGAGCAGAACGCGGTGATCACTACCCTGCTGCTCTCTAAATGGGGCGGATCACGGGTCAAGACTTCCGACCTGCTCGAACTCCCAACCCTGCTGCATCTGGGCCTGTTGCCGGTCATTCACGGCACCCCGCCCTACGGCCTCTATGAGCACCCCCCCGGAACCGGGCTGATCCCGCCCCACCGCACCGATACCGGCGCCCTGTTGATGGCCGAGGTGCTGGGCGCCCGGAGCTGTATCCTGGTCAAGAACGTGGATGGGCTGTATACCGAAGACCCGCGCGTCAATCCCAAGGCAGAGCTGATCGCGGATATTACCGTCGAAGAGCTGATCAAACTCGACATGGAAGACATGGTCCTGGAGCGGAAGATGCTCTACCTGCTGCGCGACACGGTAAACGTCAAGGAGATCCGCATCGTCAACGGCCACCAGCGCGGCAACATCGTCAAGGCGTTGAACGGGGAGAAAGTCGGCACCATCATCCGGGCCTGA
- a CDS encoding molybdopterin molybdotransferase MoeA, whose protein sequence is MPTFEEARRIILDHVTPLGVERVELLASLGRVLAEDMNAPWDMPLYDNSAMDGFAVRFIDCGEGAVPLRITGYIPAGGSVSGPILAGCAIRIMTGAPIPHNCDAVVPVEETEESDGMVSIKSAVRQLQHIRFHGEDVANGDTFLTAGTVVQSPEISMLASFGKAIVPVYRKARIAVLSTGDELIELGEPPEPGRIINSNALSLAAAIRETGAEPVIIGIARDNKESHREKMLEGLQADALITSAGVSAGDKDFVRDVLAELGVQQIFWKVDIKPGGPTAFGVKDGTPVFSLPGNPVSTMVTFEEFVKPALLKMMGHRRVIKPYVKAILREEARKKPGKVHFLRVRIEVEDGRYWATTSGDQNTGILRTMVRANAIAVLPKDRTLVAAGEEVDVHLLRSDAAMLEG, encoded by the coding sequence ATGCCCACTTTTGAAGAAGCCCGCCGGATTATTCTCGACCATGTGACGCCGCTGGGGGTGGAGCGGGTCGAACTGCTGGCCAGTCTTGGCCGGGTTCTGGCTGAGGATATGAACGCCCCCTGGGACATGCCGCTCTATGATAACTCTGCCATGGACGGCTTTGCGGTGCGTTTCATAGACTGTGGGGAAGGGGCTGTTCCCCTGCGGATTACTGGTTACATACCTGCTGGCGGGAGTGTTTCCGGGCCAATCCTTGCCGGGTGCGCTATTCGAATCATGACCGGCGCGCCGATACCCCACAATTGTGATGCCGTGGTGCCGGTAGAGGAGACCGAAGAGTCGGACGGGATGGTCAGCATCAAGAGTGCGGTGCGGCAACTGCAACATATCCGCTTCCATGGCGAGGATGTGGCCAATGGTGATACCTTTCTTACCGCAGGAACGGTAGTCCAGTCGCCGGAGATCAGCATGCTGGCCTCTTTCGGCAAGGCGATCGTGCCGGTTTATCGCAAAGCGAGAATTGCCGTGCTCTCGACCGGAGACGAGCTGATAGAGCTCGGCGAGCCGCCGGAGCCGGGTCGGATCATCAACAGCAATGCCCTTTCCCTGGCTGCTGCGATTCGCGAAACCGGCGCCGAACCGGTTATCATCGGCATTGCCCGCGATAACAAGGAGAGCCACCGGGAGAAAATGCTGGAAGGGTTGCAGGCCGACGCCCTGATCACCTCTGCCGGGGTTTCGGCCGGGGACAAGGATTTTGTCCGGGATGTGCTGGCTGAACTGGGGGTCCAGCAGATCTTCTGGAAGGTGGATATCAAGCCGGGCGGGCCGACCGCCTTTGGGGTGAAGGACGGCACACCGGTATTTTCCCTGCCTGGTAACCCGGTTTCTACGATGGTGACCTTCGAGGAGTTTGTCAAGCCGGCGCTCTTGAAGATGATGGGGCATCGGCGAGTCATCAAGCCTTATGTCAAAGCGATTCTGCGGGAGGAGGCGCGCAAGAAACCGGGCAAGGTCCACTTCCTGCGGGTGAGGATCGAGGTGGAGGATGGCCGTTACTGGGCGACCACCTCCGGCGACCAGAACACCGGCATCCTCCGGACCATGGTCAGGGCCAACGCCATTGCTGTGCTCCCCAAGGACCGGACCCTGGTGGCAGCCGGCGAAGAAGTGGATGTGCATCTGCTACGTTCAGACGCCGCCATGCTCGAAGGATAG
- a CDS encoding molybdenum cofactor biosynthesis protein MoaE: MVLVTHDAIDPTTAYGLIKHEVSGSVVLHYAVVKKDAGHDRPTSCIDYRSQGDTAAELGLIEAELRERFRLEDLLLIRRVGCLGIGDIISLVAASSPNSEDAFEACKFGISRLKKMTTIVKTEQFVSN; encoded by the coding sequence ATGGTGCTAGTAACTCATGATGCAATCGATCCGACAACGGCTTATGGGCTGATAAAACACGAGGTTTCCGGGTCAGTGGTGCTGCATTACGCCGTGGTGAAGAAAGACGCGGGGCACGACCGCCCTACCAGTTGCATCGACTACCGGAGCCAGGGCGATACAGCGGCAGAGCTGGGGCTTATCGAAGCCGAGCTGCGGGAGCGGTTCCGCTTGGAGGATCTGTTGCTGATCAGACGGGTGGGATGTCTGGGGATCGGTGATATAATTTCCCTGGTTGCCGCCAGTTCTCCTAACAGTGAAGATGCCTTCGAGGCTTGCAAATTCGGGATCAGTCGGCTGAAAAAAATGACAACTATTGTCAAAACGGAACAATTTGTTTCGAACTGA
- a CDS encoding substrate-binding domain-containing protein, whose amino-acid sequence MGMNSMFRDGLAALALVCVCSGVVRAEQDVVLMASTIGPIDAGIVAVLEDAFEKESGIRVRHVGAGTGEALKIAEKGAVDLVMVHAKSLEEKFVANGFGTERIPFMYNDFVIVGPAADPAGIKGMTDATAALKKIAEKQVLFVSRGDKSGTHVAETVLWDKAGLKPAGSWYRVFEKGAEGNAPTLRYTDQQGAYTVIDRATWLSLEKTLQLKVLVEKDQALLNYISLIPVNPAKFARVNQAGAAAYIRWLTDPAKGQLVVRDFGREKFGSPLFFPNSREWTKSSKN is encoded by the coding sequence ATGGGTATGAACAGCATGTTTAGAGACGGTCTGGCAGCTTTGGCGCTGGTGTGTGTGTGCAGTGGTGTTGTTCGCGCCGAACAGGATGTTGTCCTCATGGCCAGTACCATCGGTCCTATCGATGCCGGGATCGTGGCCGTGCTGGAGGATGCCTTTGAAAAGGAGAGTGGCATTCGGGTGCGCCATGTTGGCGCCGGTACCGGCGAGGCGTTGAAGATCGCCGAAAAAGGAGCTGTGGACTTGGTAATGGTCCATGCCAAGTCACTGGAAGAGAAGTTCGTGGCCAACGGTTTCGGTACCGAGCGAATTCCGTTCATGTATAACGACTTTGTCATTGTCGGCCCTGCGGCAGATCCGGCCGGGATCAAGGGGATGACAGATGCCACTGCGGCGCTGAAGAAAATTGCCGAGAAGCAGGTGCTGTTTGTCAGCCGTGGCGACAAGTCCGGCACCCATGTGGCGGAAACGGTCCTGTGGGACAAAGCAGGCCTGAAGCCGGCCGGTAGCTGGTATCGGGTCTTTGAAAAGGGTGCTGAAGGGAATGCGCCTACCTTGCGTTATACCGATCAGCAGGGGGCGTACACCGTTATTGACCGAGCCACCTGGCTGTCGCTGGAAAAAACGTTGCAGTTGAAGGTGTTGGTGGAAAAAGACCAGGCGCTACTCAACTATATTTCGTTGATCCCGGTCAATCCGGCCAAATTCGCTCGGGTAAATCAGGCGGGTGCCGCGGCCTACATTCGCTGGCTGACCGATCCGGCCAAGGGGCAGCTGGTCGTGCGTGATTTCGGCAGGGAGAAGTTTGGCAGCCCGCTGTTTTTCCCAAATTCCCGGGAATGGACGAAGAGCTCAAAAAACTAG
- the mobB gene encoding molybdopterin-guanine dinucleotide biosynthesis protein B, whose translation MKAVSFVAKSGTGKTTLLEKVITELKGKGVRVGVIKHDAHRFDIDHPGKDSYRLTAAGADTMLISSPEKLALVKRHQASPPIRELIATYFKDVDIVLTEGFKQSDLPKIEVHRSERSSSLLCRGEQHDPTLLAVASDAPLELDVPVFDLNDAAAVAGFIVKRFL comes from the coding sequence CTGAAGGCGGTGTCGTTCGTGGCCAAGTCAGGGACCGGCAAGACCACTTTGCTGGAGAAGGTGATCACGGAGTTGAAGGGGAAAGGGGTACGGGTCGGTGTCATCAAGCACGATGCCCATCGGTTTGATATCGATCATCCGGGCAAGGACAGCTACCGCTTGACAGCCGCCGGAGCCGATACCATGTTGATTTCATCGCCGGAGAAACTTGCCCTGGTCAAGCGTCATCAGGCCTCGCCGCCGATCCGGGAGCTGATTGCCACCTATTTCAAGGATGTGGATATCGTTCTGACCGAGGGGTTCAAGCAGAGCGACCTGCCGAAGATTGAGGTGCATCGCAGCGAGCGGAGTTCCTCGCTTCTCTGCCGCGGTGAGCAGCATGACCCGACCTTGCTGGCTGTTGCCAGCGATGCGCCGCTGGAGCTGGATGTACCGGTTTTTGACCTCAATGACGCCGCTGCGGTAGCCGGCTTCATCGTTAAGCGCTTCTTATAG